A part of Reinekea thalattae genomic DNA contains:
- a CDS encoding ABC transporter ATP-binding protein, which yields MSSLLSVNNLSVSFATNDGIFNAVKDVSFSLEKGETLAIVGESGSGKSVSTGAIMRILPPNGSVSEESEILYNGESVLDLSEKQMCGFRGNRIGMIFQEPMTSLNPYLRVGEQVAEAITTHQRDISKKQAKARVLELFELVQLPMPEKAFTKYPHEFSGGQLQRIMIAMALINEPDILIADEPTTALDVTVQMEVLNLIQEIQKKIGMSILFITHDLGVVKHFADRVIVMRLGEVVETGITKEVFENPEHEYTKMLINSVPSGMKDPSVTTDKELLNAKDVKVQYLVKSSFLGRKDIYFDAVKGISLDLKQGETLGVVGESGSGKSTLGRALIGLLPSTGEVLFKGQDLSKLSNKQKLALKKDIQIVFQDPYGSLSPRMNVGEIISEGLTVHYPELSKAERLTRARKALEEVRLDPAMINRYPHEFSGGQRQRIAIARALILEPSFIVLDEPTSALDRSVQLTVIDLLREIQKNHQIGFLFISHDLSVVKALSDRVLVMKNGEVLEQGTAQEIFEKPQHDYTKTLINASFDLDLAESA from the coding sequence ATGTCATCCCTATTAAGTGTTAATAATTTATCTGTCTCCTTTGCAACCAACGACGGTATTTTCAACGCAGTAAAAGATGTCAGCTTCTCGCTAGAAAAGGGCGAAACGCTTGCCATCGTCGGCGAGTCAGGCTCAGGCAAATCGGTTTCTACCGGCGCGATCATGCGTATTCTGCCGCCCAATGGCTCTGTCTCTGAAGAATCAGAAATCCTTTATAACGGTGAATCGGTGCTCGATTTATCGGAAAAACAAATGTGCGGCTTCCGTGGCAACCGTATCGGTATGATCTTCCAAGAGCCGATGACCTCATTAAACCCTTACCTGCGAGTAGGTGAACAGGTTGCCGAAGCCATTACCACGCACCAGCGCGACATCAGTAAAAAACAGGCCAAAGCGCGTGTGCTTGAGTTGTTTGAACTGGTTCAGTTACCGATGCCAGAAAAGGCTTTCACTAAATACCCACATGAGTTTTCTGGCGGTCAGCTACAGCGCATCATGATCGCAATGGCGTTGATCAACGAACCAGATATTCTTATTGCCGATGAACCGACTACCGCTCTGGACGTTACCGTGCAGATGGAAGTGCTAAACCTGATCCAAGAGATTCAGAAAAAAATCGGCATGTCGATCCTGTTTATCACCCACGATCTAGGTGTGGTGAAGCATTTTGCTGACCGCGTTATTGTTATGCGTTTAGGTGAAGTGGTTGAAACTGGCATCACCAAAGAAGTATTTGAAAACCCTGAGCACGAATACACCAAGATGCTGATTAATTCAGTACCTTCTGGCATGAAAGACCCAAGCGTGACAACCGATAAAGAATTACTCAACGCCAAAGACGTGAAGGTTCAATACCTAGTTAAATCCAGCTTCTTAGGCCGTAAAGATATCTACTTTGATGCAGTTAAAGGCATCTCTCTGGATCTAAAACAGGGCGAAACCTTAGGTGTTGTTGGCGAATCGGGTTCTGGTAAATCGACTCTAGGCCGTGCACTCATTGGTCTATTACCAAGCACTGGCGAAGTTCTATTTAAAGGCCAAGACTTAAGCAAACTAAGCAACAAGCAAAAGCTGGCTCTGAAAAAAGACATCCAAATTGTTTTCCAAGACCCTTACGGTTCGCTCTCGCCACGTATGAACGTTGGTGAAATCATCTCTGAAGGTTTAACCGTACATTACCCAGAACTTTCTAAAGCTGAGCGCCTGACTCGTGCACGTAAAGCGCTAGAAGAAGTCCGTTTAGACCCTGCGATGATCAACCGTTACCCTCACGAATTTTCTGGTGGTCAACGTCAGCGTATCGCGATTGCTCGCGCACTGATTCTAGAGCCGTCGTTCATTGTGTTAGACGAACCAACTTCAGCGCTGGACCGTTCAGTACAATTAACAGTGATTGATTTGTTGCGTGAAATTCAGAAAAACCACCAGATCGGTTTCTTGTTTATCAGCCATGATTTAAGTGTTGTTAAAGCACTGTCCGATCGCGTTCTGGTGATGAAAAACGGTGAAGTACTTGAGCAAGGTACAGCACAAGAAATTTTCGAAAAACCACAACACGATTACACCAAAACATTGATCAACGCTTCAT
- a CDS encoding ABC transporter substrate-binding protein encodes MRTLFSKCLVAPALFASTLASAEVKLPFTLDWKFEGPSAPYFLAVDNGHFADQDLSVEISAGQGSLDAIPKVATGAYPVGFADINSLVKFLDQNPGAPVTAVMMIYDKPPFAVVGRKSQGISTVADLEGSVLGAPPPDGAWAQFPVFAKENGLDMSKIKVEPVGFPTREPMLAEGKVDSVTGFSFSSYLNLVRLGVPEEDLTTLLMADYGLALYGNAIIVNTDYAEKNPEVITGFLTAVAEGVKDAAADPMAGAQAVIDRNPAGNVELEAWRLKLALQDSILTDYVMANGLGDIDVERFEKALEQIAVTYEFKGEPSVSTIFTDAYLPASELLMMK; translated from the coding sequence ATGCGAACTCTGTTTTCGAAATGCTTGGTAGCTCCGGCATTATTCGCCAGTACGTTGGCTAGCGCCGAAGTGAAGCTTCCGTTCACATTGGATTGGAAATTTGAAGGGCCATCGGCACCTTACTTTTTAGCAGTCGATAATGGTCACTTTGCCGATCAGGATTTGTCGGTTGAAATTTCCGCAGGCCAGGGTTCGTTAGACGCTATTCCTAAGGTCGCCACAGGCGCTTACCCAGTAGGCTTTGCTGATATTAACTCGCTGGTAAAATTCTTGGACCAAAACCCAGGTGCGCCAGTGACTGCTGTAATGATGATTTACGATAAACCACCTTTTGCGGTTGTTGGTCGTAAAAGTCAGGGTATCTCGACGGTTGCTGACTTAGAAGGTTCTGTATTAGGTGCTCCGCCACCAGATGGCGCTTGGGCGCAATTCCCTGTGTTCGCAAAAGAAAACGGTTTGGATATGTCCAAAATTAAAGTCGAACCTGTTGGTTTCCCAACGCGTGAGCCAATGCTTGCCGAAGGTAAGGTCGACAGCGTAACTGGCTTCTCGTTTTCGTCTTACTTGAACCTAGTACGTTTAGGTGTGCCAGAAGAAGATCTGACGACGCTATTAATGGCCGACTACGGTTTGGCGCTGTATGGCAACGCCATCATTGTTAATACCGATTATGCAGAGAAAAACCCAGAAGTGATTACTGGCTTTTTAACTGCAGTAGCTGAAGGTGTTAAAGATGCCGCGGCCGATCCAATGGCTGGCGCGCAAGCGGTTATCGACCGTAATCCTGCAGGTAATGTTGAGTTAGAAGCTTGGCGTTTAAAGCTGGCTTTACAAGACAGCATTTTAACCGATTACGTTATGGCCAATGGTCTAGGCGATATCGATGTTGAGCGCTTCGAAAAAGCATTAGAGCAGATTGCTGTAACTTACGAGTTTAAAGGTGAGCCTAGCGTATCGACGATCTTTACCGATGCCTACTTGCCAGCGTCTGAACTATTAATGATGAAGTAG
- a CDS encoding ABC transporter ATP-binding protein, whose amino-acid sequence MPVSISIEGVKHAYQTGQQQPLPVLDDLNITIPEGKFTAVVGPSGCGKSTLTRLVSGLLFPNEGTVSLGGEPVKAPRSTVGMAFQNPVLLEWRSIIQNVVLPLEIVKSELTHNQRLKRAAKLLKMVGLEGFEHKRPSELSGGMRQRASLCRSLVHNPDVLILDEPFGALDAFTREDLWQLMRDIKIKQPFTGLLITHDLRESVFLADQVVVLSSRPAKTQFVLDVDLPEDRTINSLYTPKAVEMLATLREQIEIAQGRKEEVADVE is encoded by the coding sequence ATGCCTGTTTCTATTTCTATTGAAGGCGTAAAACACGCCTACCAAACCGGGCAGCAGCAACCGCTGCCTGTGTTGGATGATCTAAATATCACCATTCCTGAAGGTAAATTCACCGCCGTTGTCGGACCATCGGGTTGCGGTAAGTCGACGCTGACACGATTGGTTTCTGGTTTGCTATTCCCTAACGAAGGCACCGTCAGTTTGGGTGGCGAGCCGGTTAAAGCTCCACGCTCAACGGTGGGTATGGCGTTCCAAAACCCTGTGTTGTTGGAATGGCGCAGCATTATTCAAAATGTTGTCTTGCCGTTAGAAATCGTGAAGAGCGAATTGACTCATAATCAACGCCTAAAACGCGCCGCTAAACTGTTAAAGATGGTTGGCCTTGAAGGCTTTGAGCATAAGCGACCGTCGGAGCTTTCTGGTGGTATGCGTCAACGTGCTTCTTTGTGTCGCTCGTTGGTTCATAACCCCGATGTGTTGATTTTGGATGAGCCGTTTGGTGCCTTAGATGCCTTTACTCGTGAAGATTTATGGCAGCTGATGCGCGATATCAAAATTAAGCAGCCTTTTACTGGTTTGTTGATTACGCACGATCTACGCGAAAGTGTCTTTTTGGCCGATCAGGTGGTTGTGCTGTCGAGTCGACCTGCTAAAACGCAATTTGTTTTGGATGTCGACCTGCCGGAAGATCGCACTATCAACTCTTTATACACACCAAAAGCGGTAGAAATGCTGGCGACGTTACGCGAGCAAATAGAAATCGCTCAAGGTCGAAAAGAGGAGGTGGCCGATGTCGAGTAA
- a CDS encoding ABC transporter permease, which produces MSSKLKNLLIPLLAIVVFLILWEWLVWFNQWPNYKMASPSDVWPAFWQYKALFAKYSWDTLWRTVVGLGLAVVVGVFFGVVMGFSKTMRSALYPLLVGFNAIPKATLVPVIALIFVGQHDFNTVLIAFMISFFPIAVSVSIGLSTLEPEYQDILKALGASKLTIFWKIALPKTLPEFFGALKVSATLAFIGTNLMEIVEPHGRGLGHLFDSGKINADYPLMFAVLIALAVLGILLYYIVVILEKIFAGWAERPSDH; this is translated from the coding sequence ATGTCGAGTAAATTGAAAAACTTACTGATCCCTCTGCTCGCCATTGTTGTGTTTTTAATCTTGTGGGAATGGTTGGTTTGGTTTAACCAGTGGCCGAATTACAAGATGGCTTCGCCTTCGGATGTTTGGCCTGCGTTTTGGCAATATAAGGCATTGTTTGCCAAATACTCATGGGACACCTTGTGGCGCACCGTTGTTGGTCTTGGCTTGGCGGTTGTGGTTGGTGTTTTTTTTGGTGTGGTTATGGGTTTTTCCAAAACCATGCGCAGCGCACTTTACCCGTTGCTGGTGGGCTTTAATGCCATACCGAAAGCGACATTAGTGCCGGTAATTGCGTTGATCTTTGTTGGTCAGCATGATTTCAATACTGTGCTTATTGCTTTTATGATTTCGTTTTTCCCAATTGCGGTGTCGGTTTCGATTGGGCTTTCAACATTGGAGCCAGAATACCAAGATATCCTCAAAGCATTGGGCGCATCGAAGTTGACCATCTTTTGGAAAATCGCTTTACCTAAAACACTGCCAGAGTTTTTTGGTGCGCTAAAAGTTTCGGCAACGTTGGCCTTTATCGGTACTAACCTGATGGAAATTGTAGAACCGCATGGCCGAGGTTTGGGGCATCTGTTCGACAGCGGCAAAATTAACGCCGACTATCCATTGATGTTTGCTGTGCTTATTGCCTTAGCGGTATTGGGTATTTTGCTGTACTACATCGTGGTAATTCTGGAGAAGATTTTTGCTGGCTGGGCGGAGCGTCCTTCTGATCATTAG